The following proteins come from a genomic window of Natronogracilivirga saccharolytica:
- the lexA gene encoding transcriptional repressor LexA, which produces MDNSQLTRKQKQFFDYIVTFKEEHGIWPTYREIAEQFRFKSPNSVTQNLQALLKKGYLIKTDDDEYELAPEFDTADSIPETGIPVRGLIAAGSLQEAVEANLGSITLEYLFPNIDKMYALRVSGASMKDANIHDGDFVLLIDDDIKNGDIGAVLYNGETSLKQIFYGKNGLQLKPANEEYQDIIIEPDVFEEVRVLGKYVGHVNRSGIFKQTDTDTRN; this is translated from the coding sequence ATGGATAACAGTCAACTGACCAGGAAGCAGAAACAGTTTTTTGATTACATTGTAACCTTCAAGGAAGAACATGGTATCTGGCCTACCTATCGTGAAATAGCCGAGCAGTTCCGGTTCAAATCGCCGAATAGTGTCACACAAAATCTCCAGGCGCTGCTAAAGAAGGGCTATCTCATCAAAACAGACGATGATGAATATGAACTTGCTCCCGAATTCGATACCGCGGACAGCATCCCTGAAACGGGAATCCCCGTACGCGGCCTTATTGCAGCAGGATCACTTCAGGAGGCCGTTGAAGCCAACCTCGGCTCCATCACACTGGAATATCTGTTCCCCAATATCGATAAAATGTATGCGCTGCGCGTTTCGGGCGCCAGCATGAAAGATGCCAACATACACGACGGCGACTTCGTCCTTCTCATAGATGATGACATCAAAAACGGAGATATCGGAGCGGTACTGTACAATGGCGAGACATCGCTGAAACAGATTTTTTACGGGAAGAACGGTCTGCAGTTAAAACCGGCAAATGAAGAGTATCAGGATATCATCATTGAGCCTGACGTTTTCGAAGAAGTTCGTGTACTGGGAAAATATGTCGGACATGTAAACAGATCCGGCATCTTCAAGCAAACTGATACGGACACGAGAAACTGA